AGGTAAGCCACTTTGGCATCAGAGCCTGCCGAGCCCACCACCTTACAGCCCTTGATCTTGGCAATCTGTCCCACCACGGAGCCCACCGCTCCAGCTGCAGCGTTCACCAGCAGGGTCTCACCCTTCTGGAGTCCCAACACTTCCTCTATCCCATAAACAGCCGTCAGtctgcagagagacagaaacgGTAAATCCAGCCGTTTTGCCTCAATTTTGAgcttcatataaatataaataaatattaataagtGCATAGATGGTGACTTCAGGTCACCAGCAAGCCAAAACATTTGAATTACCCACTTACTTTCTTAAAAGGTGACTTGTTCCTGCCCATGATTCACTATATTGTCTATTAGCATCCCTGTTTACACCTTAGAAATGCCGTTCATCTTTATGATAATCATCAACCATGTCAGTTTTTTCCAAGTTAATCATCCTAAACAACATTTGTTAAGAAGGTTTATTGGACTCTTTTATGCAATGCTGATCACATATGAGAGTAAAACTCAGTAATTTCTTGAAACCTCCTTAAGCTGCTGTAAACAAAGTCTTACATCACTGACATAAATCCGCATCTATTGAAAATGTTCTGTCTCAGTGTGCATTTAAGATTCAGCTGATAAAACTTCACATGGATCTATCTGCTGGAAAAGTCTGAACATCCTGCCATGATTTATCGTCCAATAGAAAATGACTATGATCCATGCAGGTTACTTAAATCTGTCTTACCCGGGCATCCCGATGGTACCCAGAGCCAGAGACAGGGACACATCTTTAGGCCACTCAGACAGGATGGGAGTGAGGCCGGTCCCATCACTGAGTGTGTGGGTTCTCCACCCACTGTTACTCACAACGTGGCTTCCCACAGGAAACGCtggattcttactctggatcaCTCTAAAGAAAACAATATTATAAGTAGTAGTAGTCGTCATAGTAATATATGAACAGGTAAAGACTTACTTGGCCACTTGTTCTCCAATCATCACATCTCCTTCCTTCATGTGGATTTTGCTGAACAGCCTGTCAACAGTGTGTCACAATATAGTTATATAAGGAGTGTTActtgatattaaaaaaatctatattcTCTGATCACCTCATGTACGGGTCAACACTGAGAAACACTGCTTCCAGAAGCACCTCTGCAAACAAAAGTAAACTCATTTAAAGTGGTCGATGCTAAAAgcttgacattaaaaaaaagagcgtGAACTCCTTAAGCAAATAGAAATAATAAAGTTATCTTACCTCCATCTTTGGGCTCAGGGAGCTCCTCCACCTTCAGCCCAAAGTCGCTTTTCTTTGGGAAGCCGTCAAAATGCTTAGTCATTACCCATGAC
The sequence above is a segment of the Oreochromis aureus strain Israel breed Guangdong linkage group 3, ZZ_aureus, whole genome shotgun sequence genome. Coding sequences within it:
- the LOC116333572 gene encoding prostaglandin reductase 1-like, whose protein sequence is MVKAKSWVMTKHFDGFPKKSDFGLKVEELPEPKDGEVLLEAVFLSVDPYMRLFSKIHMKEGDVMIGEQVAKVIQSKNPAFPVGSHVVSNSGWRTHTLSDGTGLTPILSEWPKDVSLSLALGTIGMPGLTAVYGIEEVLGLQKGETLLVNAAAGAVGSVVGQIAKIKGCKVVGSAGSDAKVAYLKELGFDEVFNYKTVGSLEEALRKASPEGYDCFFENVGGPSSYVVLEQMKKFGRIAVCGSISTYNDSEPQTGPYPYFTVILKQLKMEGFIYSRWQHKNHETLKRLLAWVKEGKLQCREHVTKGFENMPAAFMGMLQGENIGKAVVAV